The Canis lupus dingo isolate Sandy chromosome 26, ASM325472v2, whole genome shotgun sequence genome has a segment encoding these proteins:
- the SLC2A11 gene encoding solute carrier family 2, facilitated glucose transporter member 11 isoform X3, which translates to MADRPERAGAGPPQARRGARSTNPLLRSDERKQMQGRVLLLTICAAGIGGTFQFGYNLSIINAPTLHIQEFINETWRVRTGQPLPRHLVLLVWSLIVSLYPLGGLFGALLAGPLAVMLGRKKSLLVNNIFVVAAATLFGFSRRAGSFEMVILGRLLIGVSAGMGGRSSSCLSIPAHSGVSMSVQPMYLGESAPKELRGAVAMTPAIFTALGIVMGQVVGLREVLGDPWAWPLLLASCLVPGVLQLASLPLLPESPRYLLIDCGDTEACLAGALGAGRGASRLPGPASAAPVGAAAGPRAAEAGDQPGRAGRRLGAVRERLGVRGRLVGVPGGRRPRRGGPVRRRGHRELRAAGGLRVVCADREGGPPRAADSRLLPDDLLGKYLHRGPVPAELCPLDALPGHVLHLCLHPQLWHWPRRACPTFSMCLSLVSVFVEPSILPSSSPRPKARASWRSPRNWTDLRKLTSLSRTRALTGRAQKSSCPQSCSSIGTVGAQSHLLLSPLLPAEGPGPLHSLIIAFICLMSAY; encoded by the exons ATGGCGGACCGGCCGGAACGCGCGGGCGCAGGCCCTCCGCAGGCTCGACGGGGCGCTCGGAGCACAAACCCGCTGCTGCGCTCGGACGAGCGGAAGCAG aTGCAGGGCAGGGTCCTGCTCCTGACCATCTGCGCGGCTGGCATTGGTGGGACTTTTCAATTTGGCTACAACCTCTCCATCATCAATGCCCCGACTTTG CACATTCAGGAGTTCATCAATGAGACCTGGAGGGTGCGTACCGGCCAGCCGCTGCCCCGCCACCTAGTCCTGTTGGTGTGGTCCCTCATTGTGTCTCTGTACCCCCTGGGGGGCCTCTTCGGAGCGCTGCTTGCTGGGCCCCTGGCCGTCATGCTGGGAAG GAAGAAGTCCCTCCTGGTGAATAACATCTTTGTGGTGGCCGCAGCGACCCTGTTTGGCTTCAGCCGCAGAGCAGGCTCCTTTGAGATGGTCATCCTGGGCAGGCTGCTCATAGGAGTCAGTGCAGGTATGGGGGGACGCAGCTCATCCTGCCTCTCTATTCCTGCTCATTCAG GCGTGAGCATGAGTGTCCAGCCCATGTACCTGGGGGAAAGTGCCCCCAAGGAGCTCCGAGGAGCCGTGGCCATGACCCCAGCCATCTTCACTGCCCTGGGGATCGTGATGGGTCAGGTGGTTGGACTCAG GGAGGTCCTGGGTGACCCATGGGCCTGGCCCCTGCTGCTGGCCAGCTGTCTAGTGCCTGGAGTGCTCCaacttgcctccctccctctgctccctgagaGCCCACGCTACCTCCTCATTGACTGTGGAGACACTGAGGCCTGCCTGGCAG GAGCTCTCGGAGCTGGACGAGGAGCGAGCCGCCTGCCGGGGCCAGCGAGCGCGGCGCCCGTGGGAGCTGCTGCAGGACCGCGGGCTGCGGAGGCAGGTGACCAGCCTGGCCGTGCTGGGCGGCGCCTTGGAGCTGTGCGGGAACGACTCG GTGTACGCGGTCGCCTCGTCGGTGTTCCGGGGGGCCGGCGTCCCCGACGCGGAGGTCCAGTACGCCGTCGTGGGCACCGGGAGCTGCGAGCTGCTGGCGGCCTGCGTGTCG TGTGTGCTGATCGAGAGGGTGGGCCGCCGCGTGCTGCTGATAGCCGGCTACTCCCTGATGACCTGCTGGGGAAGTATCTTCACCGTGGCCCTGTGCCTGCAG AGCTCTGTCCCCTGGATGCCCTACCTGGCCATGTCCTGCATCTTTGCCTTCATCCTCAGCTTTGGCATTGGCCCCG GAGGGCTTGTCCCACTTTTTCTATGTGCCTTTCCTTGGTGTCTGTGTTTGTGGAGCCATCTATACTGCCTTCTTCCTCCCCGAGACCAAAGGCAAGAGCTTCCTGGAGATCTCCGAGGAATTGGACAGACTTAAGGAAGCTGACTTCCTTAAGCAGAACCAGGGCCCTGACTGGTCGGGCCCAGAAGTCATCCTGTCCACAGAGCTGTAGCTCTATAGGTACAGTGGGGGCCCAGAGCCACCTGTTGCTCTCTCCTTTGCTTCCTGCTGAGGGTCCTGGCCCTCTACATTCCCTAATTATTGCATTCATTTGTTTAATGAGTgcttattaa
- the SLC2A11 gene encoding solute carrier family 2, facilitated glucose transporter member 11 isoform X4 — translation MADRPERAGAGPPQARRGARSTNPLLRSDERKQMQGRVLLLTICAAGIGGTFQFGYNLSIINAPTLHIQEFINETWRVRTGQPLPRHLVLLVWSLIVSLYPLGGLFGALLAGPLAVMLGRKKSLLVNNIFVVAAATLFGFSRRAGSFEMVILGRLLIGVSAGVSMSVQPMYLGESAPKELRGAVAMTPAIFTALGIVMGQVVGLREVLGDPWAWPLLLASCLVPGVLQLASLPLLPESPRYLLIDCGDTEACLAALQRLRGTADVAQELSELDEERAACRGQRARRPWELLQDRGLRRQVTSLAVLGGALELCGNDSVYAVASSVFRGAGVPDAEVQYAVVGTGSCELLAACVSCVLIERVGRRVLLIAGYSLMTCWGSIFTVALCLQSSVPWMPYLAMSCIFAFILSFGIGPAGVTGILATELFDQKSRPAAYMVCGVLMWILLFLVGLGFPFIMEGLSHFFYVPFLGVCVCGAIYTAFFLPETKGKSFLEISEELDRLKEADFLKQNQGPDWSGPEVILSTEL, via the exons ATGGCGGACCGGCCGGAACGCGCGGGCGCAGGCCCTCCGCAGGCTCGACGGGGCGCTCGGAGCACAAACCCGCTGCTGCGCTCGGACGAGCGGAAGCAG aTGCAGGGCAGGGTCCTGCTCCTGACCATCTGCGCGGCTGGCATTGGTGGGACTTTTCAATTTGGCTACAACCTCTCCATCATCAATGCCCCGACTTTG CACATTCAGGAGTTCATCAATGAGACCTGGAGGGTGCGTACCGGCCAGCCGCTGCCCCGCCACCTAGTCCTGTTGGTGTGGTCCCTCATTGTGTCTCTGTACCCCCTGGGGGGCCTCTTCGGAGCGCTGCTTGCTGGGCCCCTGGCCGTCATGCTGGGAAG GAAGAAGTCCCTCCTGGTGAATAACATCTTTGTGGTGGCCGCAGCGACCCTGTTTGGCTTCAGCCGCAGAGCAGGCTCCTTTGAGATGGTCATCCTGGGCAGGCTGCTCATAGGAGTCAGTGCAG GCGTGAGCATGAGTGTCCAGCCCATGTACCTGGGGGAAAGTGCCCCCAAGGAGCTCCGAGGAGCCGTGGCCATGACCCCAGCCATCTTCACTGCCCTGGGGATCGTGATGGGTCAGGTGGTTGGACTCAG GGAGGTCCTGGGTGACCCATGGGCCTGGCCCCTGCTGCTGGCCAGCTGTCTAGTGCCTGGAGTGCTCCaacttgcctccctccctctgctccctgagaGCCCACGCTACCTCCTCATTGACTGTGGAGACACTGAGGCCTGCCTGGCAG ccctgcagcgGCTGCGGGGCACCGCCGACGTGGCGCAGGAGCTCTCGGAGCTGGACGAGGAGCGAGCCGCCTGCCGGGGCCAGCGAGCGCGGCGCCCGTGGGAGCTGCTGCAGGACCGCGGGCTGCGGAGGCAGGTGACCAGCCTGGCCGTGCTGGGCGGCGCCTTGGAGCTGTGCGGGAACGACTCG GTGTACGCGGTCGCCTCGTCGGTGTTCCGGGGGGCCGGCGTCCCCGACGCGGAGGTCCAGTACGCCGTCGTGGGCACCGGGAGCTGCGAGCTGCTGGCGGCCTGCGTGTCG TGTGTGCTGATCGAGAGGGTGGGCCGCCGCGTGCTGCTGATAGCCGGCTACTCCCTGATGACCTGCTGGGGAAGTATCTTCACCGTGGCCCTGTGCCTGCAG AGCTCTGTCCCCTGGATGCCCTACCTGGCCATGTCCTGCATCTTTGCCTTCATCCTCAGCTTTGGCATTGGCCCCG CCGGAGTGACAGGGATCCTGGCCACGGAGCTGTTTGACCAGAAGTCCCGGCCTGCTGCCTATATGGTCTGTGGAGTGCTCATGTGGATCTTGCTCTTCCTGGTCGGGCTGGGGTTTCCGTTCATCATG GAGGGCTTGTCCCACTTTTTCTATGTGCCTTTCCTTGGTGTCTGTGTTTGTGGAGCCATCTATACTGCCTTCTTCCTCCCCGAGACCAAAGGCAAGAGCTTCCTGGAGATCTCCGAGGAATTGGACAGACTTAAGGAAGCTGACTTCCTTAAGCAGAACCAGGGCCCTGACTGGTCGGGCCCAGAAGTCATCCTGTCCACAGAGCTGTAG
- the SLC2A11 gene encoding solute carrier family 2, facilitated glucose transporter member 11 isoform X5, with product MPTLQRLMQGRVLLLTICAAGIGGTFQFGYNLSIINAPTLHIQEFINETWRVRTGQPLPRHLVLLVWSLIVSLYPLGGLFGALLAGPLAVMLGRKKSLLVNNIFVVAAATLFGFSRRAGSFEMVILGRLLIGVSAGVSMSVQPMYLGESAPKELRGAVAMTPAIFTALGIVMGQVVGLREVLGDPWAWPLLLASCLVPGVLQLASLPLLPESPRYLLIDCGDTEACLAALQRLRGTADVAQELSELDEERAACRGQRARRPWELLQDRGLRRQVTSLAVLGGALELCGNDSVYAVASSVFRGAGVPDAEVQYAVVGTGSCELLAACVSCVLIERVGRRVLLIAGYSLMTCWGSIFTVALCLQSSVPWMPYLAMSCIFAFILSFGIGPAGVTGILATELFDQKSRPAAYMVCGVLMWILLFLVGLGFPFIMEGLSHFFYVPFLGVCVCGAIYTAFFLPETKGKSFLEISEELDRLKEADFLKQNQGPDWSGPEVILSTEL from the exons ATGCCAACGCTCCAGAGACTG aTGCAGGGCAGGGTCCTGCTCCTGACCATCTGCGCGGCTGGCATTGGTGGGACTTTTCAATTTGGCTACAACCTCTCCATCATCAATGCCCCGACTTTG CACATTCAGGAGTTCATCAATGAGACCTGGAGGGTGCGTACCGGCCAGCCGCTGCCCCGCCACCTAGTCCTGTTGGTGTGGTCCCTCATTGTGTCTCTGTACCCCCTGGGGGGCCTCTTCGGAGCGCTGCTTGCTGGGCCCCTGGCCGTCATGCTGGGAAG GAAGAAGTCCCTCCTGGTGAATAACATCTTTGTGGTGGCCGCAGCGACCCTGTTTGGCTTCAGCCGCAGAGCAGGCTCCTTTGAGATGGTCATCCTGGGCAGGCTGCTCATAGGAGTCAGTGCAG GCGTGAGCATGAGTGTCCAGCCCATGTACCTGGGGGAAAGTGCCCCCAAGGAGCTCCGAGGAGCCGTGGCCATGACCCCAGCCATCTTCACTGCCCTGGGGATCGTGATGGGTCAGGTGGTTGGACTCAG GGAGGTCCTGGGTGACCCATGGGCCTGGCCCCTGCTGCTGGCCAGCTGTCTAGTGCCTGGAGTGCTCCaacttgcctccctccctctgctccctgagaGCCCACGCTACCTCCTCATTGACTGTGGAGACACTGAGGCCTGCCTGGCAG ccctgcagcgGCTGCGGGGCACCGCCGACGTGGCGCAGGAGCTCTCGGAGCTGGACGAGGAGCGAGCCGCCTGCCGGGGCCAGCGAGCGCGGCGCCCGTGGGAGCTGCTGCAGGACCGCGGGCTGCGGAGGCAGGTGACCAGCCTGGCCGTGCTGGGCGGCGCCTTGGAGCTGTGCGGGAACGACTCG GTGTACGCGGTCGCCTCGTCGGTGTTCCGGGGGGCCGGCGTCCCCGACGCGGAGGTCCAGTACGCCGTCGTGGGCACCGGGAGCTGCGAGCTGCTGGCGGCCTGCGTGTCG TGTGTGCTGATCGAGAGGGTGGGCCGCCGCGTGCTGCTGATAGCCGGCTACTCCCTGATGACCTGCTGGGGAAGTATCTTCACCGTGGCCCTGTGCCTGCAG AGCTCTGTCCCCTGGATGCCCTACCTGGCCATGTCCTGCATCTTTGCCTTCATCCTCAGCTTTGGCATTGGCCCCG CCGGAGTGACAGGGATCCTGGCCACGGAGCTGTTTGACCAGAAGTCCCGGCCTGCTGCCTATATGGTCTGTGGAGTGCTCATGTGGATCTTGCTCTTCCTGGTCGGGCTGGGGTTTCCGTTCATCATG GAGGGCTTGTCCCACTTTTTCTATGTGCCTTTCCTTGGTGTCTGTGTTTGTGGAGCCATCTATACTGCCTTCTTCCTCCCCGAGACCAAAGGCAAGAGCTTCCTGGAGATCTCCGAGGAATTGGACAGACTTAAGGAAGCTGACTTCCTTAAGCAGAACCAGGGCCCTGACTGGTCGGGCCCAGAAGTCATCCTGTCCACAGAGCTGTAG
- the SLC2A11 gene encoding solute carrier family 2, facilitated glucose transporter member 11 isoform X1, whose translation MADRPERAGAGPPQARRGARSTNPLLRSDERKQMQGRVLLLTICAAGIGGTFQFGYNLSIINAPTLHIQEFINETWRVRTGQPLPRHLVLLVWSLIVSLYPLGGLFGALLAGPLAVMLGRKKSLLVNNIFVVAAATLFGFSRRAGSFEMVILGRLLIGVSAGMGGRSSSCLSIPAHSGVSMSVQPMYLGESAPKELRGAVAMTPAIFTALGIVMGQVVGLREVLGDPWAWPLLLASCLVPGVLQLASLPLLPESPRYLLIDCGDTEACLAALQRLRGTADVAQELSELDEERAACRGQRARRPWELLQDRGLRRQVTSLAVLGGALELCGNDSVYAVASSVFRGAGVPDAEVQYAVVGTGSCELLAACVSCVLIERVGRRVLLIAGYSLMTCWGSIFTVALCLQSSVPWMPYLAMSCIFAFILSFGIGPAGVTGILATELFDQKSRPAAYMVCGVLMWILLFLVGLGFPFIMEGLSHFFYVPFLGVCVCGAIYTAFFLPETKGKSFLEISEELDRLKEADFLKQNQGPDWSGPEVILSTEL comes from the exons ATGGCGGACCGGCCGGAACGCGCGGGCGCAGGCCCTCCGCAGGCTCGACGGGGCGCTCGGAGCACAAACCCGCTGCTGCGCTCGGACGAGCGGAAGCAG aTGCAGGGCAGGGTCCTGCTCCTGACCATCTGCGCGGCTGGCATTGGTGGGACTTTTCAATTTGGCTACAACCTCTCCATCATCAATGCCCCGACTTTG CACATTCAGGAGTTCATCAATGAGACCTGGAGGGTGCGTACCGGCCAGCCGCTGCCCCGCCACCTAGTCCTGTTGGTGTGGTCCCTCATTGTGTCTCTGTACCCCCTGGGGGGCCTCTTCGGAGCGCTGCTTGCTGGGCCCCTGGCCGTCATGCTGGGAAG GAAGAAGTCCCTCCTGGTGAATAACATCTTTGTGGTGGCCGCAGCGACCCTGTTTGGCTTCAGCCGCAGAGCAGGCTCCTTTGAGATGGTCATCCTGGGCAGGCTGCTCATAGGAGTCAGTGCAGGTATGGGGGGACGCAGCTCATCCTGCCTCTCTATTCCTGCTCATTCAG GCGTGAGCATGAGTGTCCAGCCCATGTACCTGGGGGAAAGTGCCCCCAAGGAGCTCCGAGGAGCCGTGGCCATGACCCCAGCCATCTTCACTGCCCTGGGGATCGTGATGGGTCAGGTGGTTGGACTCAG GGAGGTCCTGGGTGACCCATGGGCCTGGCCCCTGCTGCTGGCCAGCTGTCTAGTGCCTGGAGTGCTCCaacttgcctccctccctctgctccctgagaGCCCACGCTACCTCCTCATTGACTGTGGAGACACTGAGGCCTGCCTGGCAG ccctgcagcgGCTGCGGGGCACCGCCGACGTGGCGCAGGAGCTCTCGGAGCTGGACGAGGAGCGAGCCGCCTGCCGGGGCCAGCGAGCGCGGCGCCCGTGGGAGCTGCTGCAGGACCGCGGGCTGCGGAGGCAGGTGACCAGCCTGGCCGTGCTGGGCGGCGCCTTGGAGCTGTGCGGGAACGACTCG GTGTACGCGGTCGCCTCGTCGGTGTTCCGGGGGGCCGGCGTCCCCGACGCGGAGGTCCAGTACGCCGTCGTGGGCACCGGGAGCTGCGAGCTGCTGGCGGCCTGCGTGTCG TGTGTGCTGATCGAGAGGGTGGGCCGCCGCGTGCTGCTGATAGCCGGCTACTCCCTGATGACCTGCTGGGGAAGTATCTTCACCGTGGCCCTGTGCCTGCAG AGCTCTGTCCCCTGGATGCCCTACCTGGCCATGTCCTGCATCTTTGCCTTCATCCTCAGCTTTGGCATTGGCCCCG CCGGAGTGACAGGGATCCTGGCCACGGAGCTGTTTGACCAGAAGTCCCGGCCTGCTGCCTATATGGTCTGTGGAGTGCTCATGTGGATCTTGCTCTTCCTGGTCGGGCTGGGGTTTCCGTTCATCATG GAGGGCTTGTCCCACTTTTTCTATGTGCCTTTCCTTGGTGTCTGTGTTTGTGGAGCCATCTATACTGCCTTCTTCCTCCCCGAGACCAAAGGCAAGAGCTTCCTGGAGATCTCCGAGGAATTGGACAGACTTAAGGAAGCTGACTTCCTTAAGCAGAACCAGGGCCCTGACTGGTCGGGCCCAGAAGTCATCCTGTCCACAGAGCTGTAG
- the SLC2A11 gene encoding solute carrier family 2, facilitated glucose transporter member 11 isoform X2, translated as MADRPERAGAGPPQARRGARSTNPLLRSDERKQMQGRVLLLTICAAGIGGTFQFGYNLSIINAPTLHIQEFINETWRVRTGQPLPRHLVLLVWSLIVSLYPLGGLFGALLAGPLAVMLGRKKSLLVNNIFVVAAATLFGFSRRAGSFEMVILGRLLIGVSAGMGGRSSSCLSIPAHSGVSMSVQPMYLGESAPKELRGAVAMTPAIFTALGIVMGQVVGLREVLGDPWAWPLLLASCLVPGVLQLASLPLLPESPRYLLIDCGDTEACLAALQRLRGTADVAQELSELDEERAACRGQRARRPWELLQDRGLRRQVTSLAVLGGALELCGNDSVYAVASSVFRGAGVPDAEVQYAVVGTGSCELLAACVSCVLIERVGRRVLLIAGYSLMTCWGSIFTVALCLQVAGLDTTVAAWGGLMSISLHGHESSLYYRALSPGCPTWPCPASLPSSSALALAPEGLSHFFYVPFLGVCVCGAIYTAFFLPETKGKSFLEISEELDRLKEADFLKQNQGPDWSGPEVILSTEL; from the exons ATGGCGGACCGGCCGGAACGCGCGGGCGCAGGCCCTCCGCAGGCTCGACGGGGCGCTCGGAGCACAAACCCGCTGCTGCGCTCGGACGAGCGGAAGCAG aTGCAGGGCAGGGTCCTGCTCCTGACCATCTGCGCGGCTGGCATTGGTGGGACTTTTCAATTTGGCTACAACCTCTCCATCATCAATGCCCCGACTTTG CACATTCAGGAGTTCATCAATGAGACCTGGAGGGTGCGTACCGGCCAGCCGCTGCCCCGCCACCTAGTCCTGTTGGTGTGGTCCCTCATTGTGTCTCTGTACCCCCTGGGGGGCCTCTTCGGAGCGCTGCTTGCTGGGCCCCTGGCCGTCATGCTGGGAAG GAAGAAGTCCCTCCTGGTGAATAACATCTTTGTGGTGGCCGCAGCGACCCTGTTTGGCTTCAGCCGCAGAGCAGGCTCCTTTGAGATGGTCATCCTGGGCAGGCTGCTCATAGGAGTCAGTGCAGGTATGGGGGGACGCAGCTCATCCTGCCTCTCTATTCCTGCTCATTCAG GCGTGAGCATGAGTGTCCAGCCCATGTACCTGGGGGAAAGTGCCCCCAAGGAGCTCCGAGGAGCCGTGGCCATGACCCCAGCCATCTTCACTGCCCTGGGGATCGTGATGGGTCAGGTGGTTGGACTCAG GGAGGTCCTGGGTGACCCATGGGCCTGGCCCCTGCTGCTGGCCAGCTGTCTAGTGCCTGGAGTGCTCCaacttgcctccctccctctgctccctgagaGCCCACGCTACCTCCTCATTGACTGTGGAGACACTGAGGCCTGCCTGGCAG ccctgcagcgGCTGCGGGGCACCGCCGACGTGGCGCAGGAGCTCTCGGAGCTGGACGAGGAGCGAGCCGCCTGCCGGGGCCAGCGAGCGCGGCGCCCGTGGGAGCTGCTGCAGGACCGCGGGCTGCGGAGGCAGGTGACCAGCCTGGCCGTGCTGGGCGGCGCCTTGGAGCTGTGCGGGAACGACTCG GTGTACGCGGTCGCCTCGTCGGTGTTCCGGGGGGCCGGCGTCCCCGACGCGGAGGTCCAGTACGCCGTCGTGGGCACCGGGAGCTGCGAGCTGCTGGCGGCCTGCGTGTCG TGTGTGCTGATCGAGAGGGTGGGCCGCCGCGTGCTGCTGATAGCCGGCTACTCCCTGATGACCTGCTGGGGAAGTATCTTCACCGTGGCCCTGTGCCTGCAGGTAGCGGGGCTGGACACGACGGTTGCGGCTTGGGGCGGCCTGATGTCCATCTCTCTCCATGGACATGAGAGTTCCCTTTACTACAGAGCTCTGTCCCCTGGATGCCCTACCTGGCCATGTCCTGCATCTTTGCCTTCATCCTCAGCTTTGGCATTGGCCCCG GAGGGCTTGTCCCACTTTTTCTATGTGCCTTTCCTTGGTGTCTGTGTTTGTGGAGCCATCTATACTGCCTTCTTCCTCCCCGAGACCAAAGGCAAGAGCTTCCTGGAGATCTCCGAGGAATTGGACAGACTTAAGGAAGCTGACTTCCTTAAGCAGAACCAGGGCCCTGACTGGTCGGGCCCAGAAGTCATCCTGTCCACAGAGCTGTAG
- the SLC2A11 gene encoding solute carrier family 2, facilitated glucose transporter member 11 isoform X6 gives MADRPERAGAGPPQARRGARSTNPLLRSDERKQMQGRVLLLTICAAGIGGTFQFGYNLSIINAPTLHIQEFINETWRVRTGQPLPRHLVLLVWSLIVSLYPLGGLFGALLAGPLAVMLGRKKSLLVNNIFVVAAATLFGFSRRAGSFEMVILGRLLIGVSAGMGGRSSSCLSIPAHSGVSMSVQPMYLGESAPKELRGAVAMTPAIFTALGIVMGQVVGLREVLGDPWAWPLLLASCLVPGVLQLASLPLLPESPRYLLIDCGDTEACLAALQRLRGTADVAQELSELDEERAACRGQRARRPWELLQDRGLRRQVTSLAVLGGALELCGNDSVYAVASSVFRGAGVPDAEVQYAVVGTGSCELLAACVSCVLIERVGRRVLLIAGYSLMTCWGSIFTVALCLQSSVPWMPYLAMSCIFAFILSFGIGPGGLVPLFLCAFPWCLCLWSHLYCLLPPRDQRQELPGDLRGIGQT, from the exons ATGGCGGACCGGCCGGAACGCGCGGGCGCAGGCCCTCCGCAGGCTCGACGGGGCGCTCGGAGCACAAACCCGCTGCTGCGCTCGGACGAGCGGAAGCAG aTGCAGGGCAGGGTCCTGCTCCTGACCATCTGCGCGGCTGGCATTGGTGGGACTTTTCAATTTGGCTACAACCTCTCCATCATCAATGCCCCGACTTTG CACATTCAGGAGTTCATCAATGAGACCTGGAGGGTGCGTACCGGCCAGCCGCTGCCCCGCCACCTAGTCCTGTTGGTGTGGTCCCTCATTGTGTCTCTGTACCCCCTGGGGGGCCTCTTCGGAGCGCTGCTTGCTGGGCCCCTGGCCGTCATGCTGGGAAG GAAGAAGTCCCTCCTGGTGAATAACATCTTTGTGGTGGCCGCAGCGACCCTGTTTGGCTTCAGCCGCAGAGCAGGCTCCTTTGAGATGGTCATCCTGGGCAGGCTGCTCATAGGAGTCAGTGCAGGTATGGGGGGACGCAGCTCATCCTGCCTCTCTATTCCTGCTCATTCAG GCGTGAGCATGAGTGTCCAGCCCATGTACCTGGGGGAAAGTGCCCCCAAGGAGCTCCGAGGAGCCGTGGCCATGACCCCAGCCATCTTCACTGCCCTGGGGATCGTGATGGGTCAGGTGGTTGGACTCAG GGAGGTCCTGGGTGACCCATGGGCCTGGCCCCTGCTGCTGGCCAGCTGTCTAGTGCCTGGAGTGCTCCaacttgcctccctccctctgctccctgagaGCCCACGCTACCTCCTCATTGACTGTGGAGACACTGAGGCCTGCCTGGCAG ccctgcagcgGCTGCGGGGCACCGCCGACGTGGCGCAGGAGCTCTCGGAGCTGGACGAGGAGCGAGCCGCCTGCCGGGGCCAGCGAGCGCGGCGCCCGTGGGAGCTGCTGCAGGACCGCGGGCTGCGGAGGCAGGTGACCAGCCTGGCCGTGCTGGGCGGCGCCTTGGAGCTGTGCGGGAACGACTCG GTGTACGCGGTCGCCTCGTCGGTGTTCCGGGGGGCCGGCGTCCCCGACGCGGAGGTCCAGTACGCCGTCGTGGGCACCGGGAGCTGCGAGCTGCTGGCGGCCTGCGTGTCG TGTGTGCTGATCGAGAGGGTGGGCCGCCGCGTGCTGCTGATAGCCGGCTACTCCCTGATGACCTGCTGGGGAAGTATCTTCACCGTGGCCCTGTGCCTGCAG AGCTCTGTCCCCTGGATGCCCTACCTGGCCATGTCCTGCATCTTTGCCTTCATCCTCAGCTTTGGCATTGGCCCCG GAGGGCTTGTCCCACTTTTTCTATGTGCCTTTCCTTGGTGTCTGTGTTTGTGGAGCCATCTATACTGCCTTCTTCCTCCCCGAGACCAAAGGCAAGAGCTTCCTGGAGATCTCCGAGGAATTGGACAGACTTAA